TGAGGGGGAGAATTTGCCACGCCCCGCAAAAAAATTTAAAGGCCATGGTTCGATACGGTATTTGTTTGGATCACATTTTTCGTGCAAAATTGTAAAGTGGCGATTATATTGTAGTTCAGCGCGATATAAGGGAGAAGACAATGCAAGTACCATTATTGAGAAGGACAAAGGAGATGTTTTGAAGTGGTTTTAGATGATCATGCACAACCTTCCAAGTGAAGGATGGAGAGGTAGGTTTTGCGTTGTGGTCGAGAGAATATTGTTGAAAGAACCACCGGACCCAGGGAAGGTCTGCCGTCTGGAGAAGTTTGTATGCGAATTTTATGTGGAGGCAGTTGTTTTGAAGCTACAGGTTTTTTATGCGAAGGCCACCGGACTCTTTTGGCTGGCAGACATCTTTCCACATAAGATAAAATTTTCAGCAATATTCCTGCCAGAGATAAAGTCTGTTTGATCACCATGAACGAGGAGAGTGATCCCCCCCTTTTGGTTCTAAGCCGGTGGAAATCGTCAAAAAAGGGGATGATTGTGTGTTTAATGGAACCACATATCTAGTAACATCCCTTTGAACATCGTTGTTGAATAATGTGCAGCGAAGTTCTCTAAAACAAAAGGCTAACTTAGCACGTACACGTACGTGTTGGTCCTGGTTTGGGATCTAGCATTCTAAAACCAACATGCGGCCTAGAACCAAAGATAGCATGGTAATGTGGAAAAAGGAGAGAGCCAAGGAACACAACGGAGAAGCCGACGCAAGATGTACTAGATACATCTGCCACGGCTGGAGAAAGAAAAGCGCCCGTTGACCTTCATAGCATCTAGAAACTCGTCGCTGCGTACCCAATGTCTCTCAAGCCCACGATTTAAGTTGCTCACATTTTGTGTCCTATCCACTGTGCTTAGGTCCAGAGCATGGCAATCAACTTTCTTATCTTTTTTCTTCCTTCCACTCTTCCACTTCGAGTTTCCCTTCCACTTGCAAAAACTATTATATATATTAGTTTCCTCTATGCATGCTACTTGATGATTTTGTTAACCACATTGTCCCACTAAATGATGGCTATTAATTATCTATCATTGCCCGGGCAAGGAGCATGTGATTCCTACTGAGGATCATCTTTCTCTTCTCGTGCGTGCGAGTGAAGTTCATGTGCTCAATATTGATGGAGCTTTAGTACCGGGCAATTACAGTAATCTCCACATGGGCCGTGTCCCCAGCTTAGGTTGCTACTTCGTATTAATTGCATCACAAACAGAATGCCCTAGACCAGCTCATTCGTGAGAATTTCAAATGATTTAGTGGGCTAGGCAAGCATGTTGTTTTGAAGCATTAAACTCACTAATAATCAAACCAAAGAGTACACTAACTGTAGATATTTCACACGATGACCCAGAACCCCATATCATCTCAGCATTTGCATGGAACAAACCTCTACAAGCTCATACAGAAGAAACTATGGTCCTCTCAAAAAATAACTATGGTGGATGAGATACATATGTAACCCATACTACTCTTTTCTCATAGCTTCTCCAACAGACGCGCTAGATTATCCGCGCACTGAAAAAAATGACTTTTTGGTGTGCGCGCGACCGAAACCGACGCTGCAGATGCGCTAAAATCTTGCGCGCGGCAAAGTTGGTTCAGCGCGCTGGGAAAACGGCATCGCGCGCTACTTATTTGGTGCGCCCGCTTCCGCGTGCTCGACATACCAATCAGGCACACGAATCTCATCAACCGCCAGATCTGAAAACCTCCAGGCGCTGGCACCTCCGCCCGCACCTTCCCCATTCGCTCCGGCGACCCGTTGGCGCTTCCCCCGCCAATCCCCATgcgccgccgccgcttcctccaCCTTCTCTCCTCGTCGCTGCCGCTTCCTCCACCttctctcctcgccgccgcccatTGAGCGCCGTCGCGGCTGCTGACTCCGACGAACAGCGGCCGGCGGCCATTTGCAGCTCTCCGCCCACAAGGTATTCGACAAAACGCTTGCAAGGTATATATTGCTAACTTTTATATTTGtagatgaatttggtgcatgttgtttgtagtttGAAATTAGTTTAAATTCAACTGTGTAGATGAGTTCGTCCCACGATTCTTCCGACGAAGAATTTGATCTTCAAGAGGAGGAGGACGTCGTAAAGATCCTAGCTATGCACGTCAACAAAaagccgaagcacggtggttcggttataaGTCGTCTGAAATTGTGGACTGAcaagatctatgcccacaacagATAGTTGAGATACTATTTTGTGGAGAATCCCATATACCCCGAGTCCTACTTTCGGCGCCGTTTTAGGATGAGCGTCGAGTTATTCAAACACATTGCGGAGAAACTGGCGAGCCATGATCGGTTTTTTCAGCACCTTTCAAAATGTGACAGCCGCTTTGcatatgttggcatacggtattccGGCAGATCTAATTGATGACCACTTGACCATGGGTGAgagtcaagccatcatgtgtgtcaagcgcttcgcactcgaaattgtgcaagtgtttggtctGGAATATTTGAGAGTTCCCAATGCTAAAGACACCGCaaggcttttggagatgaacaaagctcgcgggttCCCAGGTATGCTTGACTCGATAGAGAAGTTTGAAGAGCTATCCTAAGGCATGGCATCGACAATTCCATGACTAGAAAAAAGGTTTCACTATAATCCTTGAAACGGTGGCCAATCAGGAGACTTAGATTTGGCATGCTTTTTTCGGAATGCATGGATCTTGCAATGACATTAATGTTTTTCAACGGTCACCACTCATGAATAGGATTGCAAACTCCATCGGTGGAGTTTATAGCAAATGGTCATACGTACAACTATGGCTACTATCTTACGGATGGCATCTACCCAAggtggcaaacatttgtgaagccgttgacAAAACCAGAAGGTAAAAAAAAtattgatttccacaatgctcaggtggcggctaggaaagatgtggagagagTTTTTGGGATTTtccaagcccaatttgctattgtgagaggacttgctagattttgggatcaaaacaTCCTTTGGTACATCATGAACGCTTGTGTAatcatgcataatatgatcatcgagaatgagtgtAGGCAAGATTTAGAATATTCTCAGTATGAGTTGTTGGGACAACCCGTGCGAGTGTGGAGGAGGGCTGTGAGGGTGACCCGCTTTATTGTCTTCTATCATGCCATTCGACATGCCGAAACGCATGATAACCTTCAAAGGATCTAGTCGAGGAGTGGTGGTCATGGAATGGGCGACAAAACAAGTTTGATGTTGTATGTTTGTTGTACTATTGACTATTTGTTGCATTGTTCATGAACAATTTGTTGTATTGGAAagtaaactatttgtttgagttgtaataataatggaactatttattgttgatttattttatGTGTGTTTCATCTTGTTTAGTTCTATGTTGAATGGGAAATGTTGTTTGTGGTCGCAATGTAATTTAGCACGCCTGCTGGACGGTACCACTtctgctccccccccccccagtgtAAATGTTATTCCGGCGCTGTAAAAGTTTTTTAGCGCGACCGCGCTTTTGTTGGAGATGTTCTCATAAAGATGTGTAGACActcgcgaaccaacctgtggttgagttggttaggtggacaatgatatccccaacccaccagagttcaaatcctggtgctcgcagtattcctggatttattttaggatttccagcgatgcgctttcagtgggaggagacgttcccgtcgacgacgaggcgcctacagtgacttcgtaaatctcaagatgatatgccggctcagtttctcgaaggtgctcataggggtagggtgtgcgtgtgtgcgttcataggagtgagtgtatgcgagtgtatatgagcacttgtgtctgtactgatactCAAAAAAAATGTGTAGACACTCATAACACGCTCTACCATACTTTTTGCGGAAAATCCAATTTTGGTCGGCTCGTCTCGCCACTACCTTCTCTTATTTTCATACTTCTGCCCCAGACGCATTTGGGATGCTTCTAATAACCAGTGAATGGCAAGTGATCTTCCTGTTGAGATCCTATTTCAATCGGAACTTTCCACATCAATCTTTTTTATTACGTCTTGTTTTTACTTCTATATTGGGCTCAAAGAATAAAAAATTACAGACGATAGATCGGAAAAGCAGAGGGCAAATAAAAGCCACTCCCCTTTCTCAGAAAATCACTTGGAACATTGACAACGATCCAAAATAACTTGTAGAACTTCCCAACTATTGAAATCCAGCGTATGATGAGAATCTCTACGCTTCGATTCCACTTAAACAAAAGCAACAAAATTGGCTTGGTTGGTTGGATGCAGCTATTTCACATTTTATAAAATAAAAATCACTACTAGCCACTTTAGTCTACAGTTATTCTTGCACATGCACGAGCCTGTGAAGCTTAAGTGGCCAGTGCATCCTATTACTGCATTATATGCAAGAGAAGAAAAAACAGTGCAGTATTCACGCTCATCGAAAGAACACAATGACAAGTACAAATACTCATTAAATGTAAATCAACCCTTGATGATTCTACTTATACAACATCAAGCGGGTTCTTTTGAGGAAGATTGTTATCTCACATTCCCCAGCACGTACCCTCCTAAATTATTCTATGTGGATCCAATGTGAGTCAACATTTCCCATCATGCTACTACAAACTAGCACCCAGGTGAACCGTAAGTCCTGAAGCCTCTCAAGCTCATGATTTGCTAGCATGCCACTATCCCAGTGTGTAGAGCATGGTGATAAACTCTGCCTCGCTTCCTGTCTCCTCCATTCGGGTAAGCTTGCTCTCCCTATGCCACCTTTTATAATACGGTTTGGTTGGATGTGAATGTACAATGTCCTACTACCTCTGTAACTTAATGAGGTAGTACCAAGTAAAGGTTCATGATTCTCTACAATGACCAAGAGCAGAGACCATGTGGCCACCATTTTTATTTGTCATGTTTAGTTATCACTACACCCGCAAAAAATGCTTAGTTATCACTACAGTAGTTGAGCAATTATAGTTATCGCTACGAGAGTCATACATGAGCTTATAAAGCTTAGGCCACGAGTACACTGAGCTCATTTCCTTTCAGAACATATAGTTTACAAAATCCAACACGCGGCACATGTGTTGGCTTGGCAACTGAGTGCAATGAACCAGAAGCATGCAAAAGCATTGAACCATATGACAACACTTACATATTACATAAAATATATTCTTGACTCTGCATCATTAACAACACAAAGCAAGCTGGGAAGTTGGCTATAGTTCAGTTCAGAACAAAGGACAACCATACACTTTCTTCTAAAGTTTCTTTCAAAATTTATGAAAACGACGCCCTGAGGAGGCTGGTACACAATTTTGAAGTGGTTACAATCAGTTCGATTCAGCACGGCAGTACTCGTATCCATCCTAAATCAAGGAACCTGGGCAAGTGTGATGGTGTTTGGTACCATCTCAGGGCTAATCAGATTCTTGGTGCTGCATAAGATACCAGTGCATGAGTTAGGTCATGGATTTACCACATCCAAAGAAAAATAAACAGAACATTTTCATGAACAGAAACTACCACTAGAGCAAAATATATTACCTCCACCAATTGTAGCTTCAGGGAGTCGTTCTATCGAGTACCTGTGTTGGGTGATATACATGATTGGCACACCAGGAACCTGCCAATCAATAGCATGCACATGTTATCAGTATAAGGGCAAAACTTCGGTGTCCTGGTGCTGAACTTCAAGGAAGCAAGTATacctttcttattctcctctttaAATCTCTATCGCAGGTGGCAACAATGTAGCATTTGTGCTGTTACAGAAAACATTGGTTTTAAATTATTATTTTAGATCAGTGTTTAACAAAAAAGGTACCACATGGCAAAATAAATATTGATTGCTATCTAAAGATGAACTATGTAATCCAAAGCAATCAAAAAGGTATTGGTTATAAACAAATTGAAGGATATCTGACTGTTGATTTTCGTATGAGTATGTGCGTAGAACATTATACTGTGAAGCCATTCTACAAATCTGATGGTGCAATTTCTATCTTAACAATATTCAAGTACTCCTATCTTTTTATTTAGTGGTTGGATATACAGAATTCTGAAAGCACACTTTCTAGGAATCGTGTATTTTTTTATGGAGGTAGTACATGCCATGATACAGTACTTGCATTGGCACAGGGTATATGCAGGGGTATAAATAAACAATAGGGAAGCATCCATAAAGAGTGCTTGTACAGGACAttttggggctgtttggattgATGCCCTCACACGCCCTACCAAAAAGTTGGCGTTGACCCAGACCCTGTGTACTCATATGGATGGCTACCAATATTATGGTGCGCCCCAGCCCTCTACAGCATGCTAGTTCAAATCTCTGCCAATTTTTTGGCGGTCCATGGGTGGCAAAAACATTTTCCAATTATTTGGCTAGCCCATGGTTGAAAGCGCGAGCATTGGCTCTAACCAAACAGCCCCTTTCATTCGCCCTGGAAGATATTAGATGCTACAAATGGACATAAATAAAGAATGTAAATCAACTAAAAACCCTTCACGAAAAGGGAATAATGTCATTGTtgttgaaaacttcataaaaatatTACAGTTTTGATCTTGAAGGAGCGAACAAACCCAAACTTCCAAACTGTCACTGTAAATGATTTTAGTTGAATCGTTTGCAACACCAAAAGAATATGGTCTTGATATAAATGTCATCCTTACGGAGATTCTACAGGGATCCAGCTAAAATAAACTATCCTCAATCTTTTAAGCATAACAAATGATGCCAGAACCTCCACTCTAACAGAACAAAAGGTAATTCAAGGAAGCAGAATATGACCTGAGTAATTCTCTCAACAATACAGTCATCAGCATAAGTTCCCTTGTGTGTGCACGCTAATCTCTGGAACCTAGGGTCCTTAGCAATTCTGTGACAGAGGGAATTACAAAAATACAAGTATTAGTGAAAATTAAACAATATCATATAGTAATCACACATATGTGCAGTTAGCAGTAGCTCATTATAGAGAGATGACTCGGCAAATATTACAGTAATTATTGGGCATGAATATACCTCAAAGCCACACGATATTTTTGTCCTAACTTTTCAAGCTCAGCCATAACACAATCAGTGATGCAAGGGGTACCTTCATAACAAAGGCCGAATTTGTCAGGAAAGAGATGTGCAGTTCCAATACAAACCAAAAGGATAGCACAAATCGAAATAAGATAACTGAAAGCAAGCAATCGTGCTATAAAACTTACATTTTGCATAAAGGCAATCCATCATTCCTTTCTCCAAATCCAACTGCATAGGGGAAAAGAAGCATTCAGTGACACAGATAGCTTTGTATGCATGAAGACGAGTCTTACTTGAATACAACATCACTAGCATCAGCAAAGCATATGACCAAGGCTAGTGGACTGAATCTAATCTGAATATAGCCACGTTGTCTGGTAATAATTTCTAGCTTTAGTTGAGGCTTCTCACACCGAAGCATGGATCTAGAACACAGGACGTGACACAAGCAAATGAGATTATGAATACATTAGCTCTTCACGTGAACTAGCACACATGCCTGTTAGCATATATAACAGTATAACAGTGTAACATTACAGCTCAACCTGTCAATAAGAAAATTAAACTTCATACTATGCTTCGAGTGTTGCTGAATGCAAACTTGAAACAGTCTGCTGTCCAAACGAGCCAGTTCTAAGACAAGCTCTGGCGAACACTACAGACTTGATTCAGTTGAGGTTACAGGGGCTTCCGGTGTCTAAAACCAAAAGACAGCAGGCCAACTCGACGCACGGACCTTGTTCTGGATGGAGAAATTGATGAAGTTGGTGTCGACGATGACCCGGTAGGGCGGCCCGAGCGCCATGTTGTAGCTGAAGAAGAGCGCCGACGACACCTGCGGCCTGCGAGCACACACCGTTAGATCAAGACGAGCACCCCCAAATACGTACCCCAAAAATCCAAGCGCGAGCAGGGCGGCACTCACACATTCCGGCCGAGCTTCTCCTTCTCGGTGTCCTTCTTCCGCGGGTCCAGCACATCTTCCTTGTACCTAAACCGGCGCAAATCTCATCTCAGGGTTCTCCGAGCATACGAAACCACAAAAAAAAAATCGTAAAGGGGAACGGCGGACTCACTTCTGGATGGTCTTCTTGCTGATGAtcttcttgacggcggcgaacttggcGCCCTTGCTCTTCGACTTCCCCATCCTCCCTCGACTCGACGCCCTACCACCGGCTGCGGTCCGCTCCGCTGCGCTCGAGtgctcgacggcggcggcggcgggtccgtGGGATGATAGCTCTCGAGGTCGGCAAGGGGGCGAAGGCGGCTGGTGGTATCTCCTGGGCcaagcccctctctctctctctatcggcGTCTAACTGGGCCGCTCCGGGCCTGAACTCTTGGGCCGCGGGTGCCCTTTGTGTCAGTCATTGCCCATGCTCCCAGCCCAGCCTCCAAGCCATTCCGCGATGTTCCTCCCCTGATCCCCACCCGAGTCAGACGGCGGCGACGGgcag
The sequence above is drawn from the Triticum aestivum cultivar Chinese Spring chromosome 7A, IWGSC CS RefSeq v2.1, whole genome shotgun sequence genome and encodes:
- the LOC123149124 gene encoding rRNA-processing protein FCF1 homolog, which produces MGKSKSKGAKFAAVKKIISKKTIQKYKEDVLDPRKKDTEKEKLGRNVPQVSSALFFSYNMALGPPYRVIVDTNFINFSIQNKLDLEKGMMDCLYAKCTPCITDCVMAELEKLGQKYRVALRIAKDPRFQRLACTHKGTYADDCIVERITQHKCYIVATCDRDLKRRIRKVPGVPIMYITQHRYSIERLPEATIGGAPRI